Genomic segment of Panicum virgatum strain AP13 chromosome 2K, P.virgatum_v5, whole genome shotgun sequence:
attaaattttatcataggtttaaatttttgttgcattcatgctggtgcatacttttatttgagtgtggtttgaattcaaatttaaatttgaattcaaactttgtttgaattagatttagaaaggagaagagtaggaaaaagaaaacccaaacccacagCCCATCTCAGCAGCCCAAGTCGGCCCAACCCTTGCCGCGGCCCACTCCCCTCCTTCTCCTGtttcggcccagcccgctcccagCTCCTCCCCGCGCTCAGCGCCGCTCCGCAGCACGCGCCACCCGGCCCATGCCGCGGCCTGCCCCGCCCGCTCGCctcgcgcagcagcccagcgtcgcccgcgccgcgcgtcgtCCGCCCTGACCCgccggtcccacccgccagTGTCGCCGCTGCCCAAACCCGCTGACGGTCCGGGCCCAGCTGCCAGCTCCGTCTTCCCCGCAGAGCCGCAACGCCCGCCCGAGACTTCCGCGACTTTCcccgcgggcgcgcacgccgagattcTCGGCCCTGCCCTTCTTAACCCCAGCCGCACCCCCCTGCGCCCCCATCTCACCCCGCAGCGCcgcacaaccctagccgccgccttgcctctgctcggagcggagcagcgccgcgactccacgccggtgagcccctgctCCATCTCTTTTCGCCACCTCCGGTGACTACGGACCTAATTGGCCCCTGGGACACCTTCGCAGGACCCGCACGGACACCTCCGGCCGGTCCAGCACCCGGAATCGCCCTGCGTCGACTCCGTTGCCGCgctccgtcgagctccgccgccaggtTCACGCCGCCGACACCCTGCGCCACGCCATCCGTCCGATTCcaccctcggtgagcatcacGTTGGCCCCTCCTTTCCTTTGCGCTGGGTATTTAGGCCCGTAGCCCCTGGAAGCACCGGAACGCCGCCCGCtggcgagctagcgccgcccggcgccatggcgaACCCCGCAGGATCCCTTACCGAGCCCAGCAGTAGCCCTAGGTGGATCACGCGTGTCGCGGTGATCATTCCAGGGCCAAATCCGAGGCAAATCGGCCACGGGAACACCGGTTTCGGGCctctccggcgaggcgccgccgcgggaaaggttttccggcggtcagcgccgccgccgtcgccccctttcgCCCTGAGCCGTCCGATCGAGAACCTGCGCCCAAGATTAGATCCAGCGCTCACAAAATCCCGGCCCTCCGATCCAGATCTGACGGCCGTGGTacgtgcgtaccggttcggcctggaagTTTTGTTAAAGAACCCTCGGCCTTTTactgattcaacccgcagtcctatttagtgtaaaaatatttacgcagaggccctgtttttagcacttagccccctgagctttgtagtttttggacccgccgtccagacctGTCCTTTTTGCGTGTCAGCCCctagaattaatgtttatttacgtctaggtcctcggttttagcagaaaagtccctggaacttcagttttcttacaaatcagcccctagaacttgtttttggcctagattatgcgtcttagctccgtttttagcgttctttatatccacgcgatcgttgtaacgagtagaacagtattagagtagtttagtgtgctgtttttatgtattgatgtactgtttcttagtttttgttaatgtttgttcgtatgcttattttcgtgcattgttttggccatgtgttcgtgagtagacgttgatccatctgaggagccccagtaccagtacccggagcagccgtcttccgagcactttgagcagcagcaggagcagtacgaggaaggcaagtataacatgaacaacctatcatctttaaatacaatttcatactgcattttaatactgtatgtctataaggactttcctagccactttatatcctttatatatatctccttgggttgcattatggttagttgtgctaggttgctgcgctataacacactctggtcctttttaattaaattgattaatggtttacttgaatttaattctgagagtggcactctgtgtggcttgagtggctcacgtctcgttaaaactggcttttgttagaaacatggtttagggggccagcacggtgcttagtgcttggttggccactctccataaggaccggttcatagagcgacaacctgggacaacagcgctaccacaaggctagaatgggatagacttggcgtaataattagatctttttggtttggagtaacttacctgcggggcaagagtagtaagcttcaatggtccctgctcctccggcttggtctgtgcttggattgcgctcctgtgcttgtacccccggaggtgggccccatcgtcgccgacctaactctcgcggttacgccttaccaacgagattctttttaaaggcctcgtagtgagtcgctggccatctcacctaaggaagtgtgatgaacaactggcgtagctcacgacttgtgggtaaagatgtgcaacctctgcagagtgtaaaactggtatactagccgtgctcacggttatgagcggcccagatcctccttttgattagtgaagttatctccttccgacgagggaggtgcttctcggggtttaccttggtggcttggttattggtatggttctcagtagtagtataattaattctgattaattattatgtaactgggtcaatggtaattcatcaactcgtagtaaatagctttaataaaattttgccaacacttaaaagctaatgcagttgggtcagccagcctagagcctcatagtttgtgttatacttgttgagtacaagttgtgtactcacccttgcctcttctctactttttcctcttggctacgctactgctgctcagttcctgccgacacgagggagttcgtccagcgctaccaggactacgaggacttctaggtgttcgtctcccagtcgacgtccctgtggcgccctgcttcagcttcggagagctttattcgtattttgtacttcgcttccgctgtatcagacatttttgtcattaatgtaataaatagcattcgtattcgctttattatatctttttacgtgatatgtgctatgatatactgttcattctgttgtatatacgtgtgacttgatcctggcacgtatatgattgctcggtttatgttcttttataaaccgggtgttacaattaaccattctaggtttgcacctatctatacaagcatggtatagaaattatttgcatCTAACAAATTGAGTATCATctttgtttcacttcttactctatgtggcaaagagattaagtagtctcaatatccgtgagaggccgaacagttcgaaccgaatttcaatccttgcaatgtaaacctaacacacacgcttggagcactgttgagtcactcccaagcaacctttTGCTTTTCATTCCGGGTCGTGGATCAGCGCCACTCTCCCAGACTATAGGGCACCACTCCTCGTCAATCATAGCCGTAGTTGTAGCTCTACTTAACATAATTTTTCCATCTCATTCATTTTATCcatcctatccctaagagagagtggaaggtatgtccacttgccgggccgattggttactaggattgccgcgtaccatatttacggcatgtgactagtactttcaaacgcttaatcaacgctaccacacactgcggccttatcaagttttatcaacacagacggattaccaccatgaaacttgtatcccaatccgtccatggtccttatagtgattgcagaaagtaaacaatcaactcctataagctcgcgagtgacaggcaatcactcgatttTTACCGgttctattagcatagcatctattcggactcagattctagtgttcaatcaataggaacctagaattatgcatctaagattttcattcaactccaataacttaaatgcacaaacaagtagtaataagttgcataaaataataggattatgcaccggggcttgcctttagaaGAGTCTATAGAGTCAGTAAGCGTTAGCTCTTCCGAATCTGGAttcgggacttcagttaattTCACGATGTTGGTTGGACTTCATGtagctcactctcggactccggatTCATGTTCAGGTCTTCGTTATCTCCCATAACATTGACTTGGGCTTCGGAAATATCCTCGTCTGGTTCTTGAATGAGTTCGTACGTTCCGTCGACTAAtgatattatttctatatgcaatgcagtagttgaaattagtgaagtgcttgagtatagctttccttcactaaataGTTGGTTTTCAAAATAGCTTAAACCAAGAAAGTAATCATTTCATTTCCTacttactgggcagtcatttatggagtaaaaGCAAACATAACAATTTCCATAAACAAAATGGTTGGTTACTCTAAGCAACAAAGAGTGGTTTCATTCAAAAGAAATCAAACATCAATTCAAGTCCAAAAGAAAGATCATGTATATAAATTAATGCTTAAACATGGAGCAAAaaaccacactagcatgaattaaCCTTAAAACTCAAACATAAAATTTAAAACTCAAACTAAACAGTGCAAAAATTATCCCAAAAATTACCATAAACTATTTATAAACAAGAGAACTCATGGTAAAAAGATGACCTCAAGTATTTAACAAAAGCATgctttaaataaataaaaggttGCATAagctagaaataaacaaaacacatgaaataacgaGCAAAAGTCAAGAATTTGAGCCACAAATTTTATACAAGACTACTCATGGCAAAAGAAGGCTAGattccaaaaatcaagcataacaaAGCTATGGATAAAAAGTTATAAATAAATTACACATTTGTTAATAattaaactagagcacacaacataaagtttcatacaaacttTGGTAGCCAACTTTATAGATCTAGTTAAGAGGAgcacaacaaaatttatttggcatttttctgatttttctactaaTTTCTAGAAATTTTGAAAGTTCACAAGgtttaaaagaaaaagggactgattatttgcagaaaggaccttggaAGTATTTCAATCATTGCAATCAGGTCCCtgggctggaggaagaagaagaccggAAGGGGATCGCCGGCTTCCGGCGGcgttggtcgccggcggcgagagcgaAGGGGCCACGGAGGTTTAGCAGCCCTAGGCGAATCTGAGGGTGGCTCGGATTGGGCGTGGGGACAGGCGGATGAGGTGGCGCGGCGGAACAGTGGCCCGCCGGCGAGGGGAACGGTGCTGGACGGCACTCCGGTGAGGTAATGGAAGGGAAGCTGGGCTGAGAAGCTTCCAGGAGAGGTGGTGAAGGTCATGGAGTACTCTATTTGAGGAAAGGGAGGACGGGGTGGCAGCTGCGCGTGCggccggtgagcggcggcgcgaaTGGAGGTCGGTGGCTGTGTTGGGCTTGAACATGTGCGAGAGGAGCTCGGTTCTGCCTTTTATACGCAAGAGAGGAGAAGGATGAGTCCACTTGGGGAAAGGGGCGATGGAGCGGTGAACCAGGGGCTGGGTGCTGGCTTTCCAGCGGCAGGCCGGCGAGGTAGCGGGTGCGGCAGTCATGGCGCGGACAGGGGAGGACAGCAgggagaagaagatggcgggGGGGCTTTCCTGCATGGCGCGTGGAGTTGGTGGGGAAGTActccgaggcggcgcggcgacctGGGGGCGAGAAACCACGGCGGCGAccaacggcagcggcgcctctgTTTTCAGTggaggaagaaagaagaaggctTCCAAGGGTTgttttgcaaaaaggaaaaagtacAGGGGGTAGTCTGTAAACATAACATTTCACACTAttttagggctcaaatgaaaaagtggctaacatgaaagttgttcagtttttcaagatctacaactttcattttgtacaaattttcactagatcaaaggattttgaaatattttcaaatctgTCAAGTCTTTTAAAatgcaaaagaacacaacttAAGTTTTGAAATTGCAAGGGTATCCTTAAGCATAAAAACATCTTATTAtgagggtaaaagtgaaaataaaatatgcattttaatccctcataaattttgaattttttttccttttgcaaaacaattttgtaaaaaggactttCCATTTTTCCAGAataacaaaaatacccttgctatagaaaatcatggtttaaaatttttaaatcaacacaaaaaattttatttttaatccCTAAAACCTGGATTGTCACATCGCCTAGAGACCACGAAGTGCCGCTTCCACCGCGGCGATAACCTGCGCCATGGACAGAGGAGGCGGTGGCACCTCACCCTGTACCGACACGTCCACGGCGTCTTTTGTCTTCCACGTCTCGGCATGCTCCTGCGGCACCACCGGAGCGGAGGGGACCTCCGAGGGCCCTATCCCGTCTGTGGCGCCCAGTGTCGCCTCCGCGCGCTCCGAGAGGAGCGTCAGCACCAGGGAAACCGCCATCGTGACTGGGGAGACCGACGCGCCCATGTCGGCGGTCTCGGCGTCGACCGCGGTGGGAGGCAGGAAGGgcgtttgtaacaccctaattcaaattttcagctttaataataaatttaattggtttattcgattttctaaggatttttgtgTTTAGACTcgcatttaatctagtttttgggtcataagtaattaaaatttaccataggtttaaatttttgttgttgcattcatgctggtgcatacttttatttgattgtgggttgaattcaaatgtgaatttgaattcaaactttgtttgaattaggaatagaaaagagaggaaatagaatagaaagggAAAGGGAGTAGAAAAAAAGAGCCCAAACCCAGAAAAACCCAAAAAACCCTCTCAGCCCGACCCAGCAAACCCCCATGCGCGGCCCAATCCTCCAGCCAGCCCGcttcccggcctgccccgcgtcACGCGGTCCGGTCCGCCCCGAGctcccgctcgcgcagcagcccgcgGAGCACGCGCCACGCCCCTGCCACCGGGCCCCACTCGCAGCAGCCCAGCGCCCAGCTTCTCCCACGCGCTCGTGGCCGCTCCCGCCGACGCccctggcccacctgtcggcgttACTCGCCCGCTCCGCCAGCGCCCGCGTCCTCCCGCTGCAGCCCGGCCCCACACGCCAGCTCCACCCACTCGctgccagcccgggcccgctcgccaggtctgtcctcctccttccccgctCGCACAACCGCCCGCCCGCGATCACGGCCGCGATTCCCGCCGGCCTCTCCCTGGGCGCGCCTCCCCAAGATGCCCGGGGCCTCCCTTTATTTGGCCCGCAGCCCTGCGCCTCCACCATCCCTCCCACCCGCCGTCACCAGAgccgcccccaaaccctagctcgctgcgccacgccctgctccgccgggcCGACGATTTGCGCCGCCGTGAGCACGCCGCCCCGTCGCACCTCAGGCCGCCAGGACTCCCGCACCTGCTACGCCTCGGCGCCCAGGATCTCACCGAGCTTCCGGTCCCACGAGTTCAGCCACGCCAGCGCCGGGATTTCGCCTAGCCTCCGCCGCAGGTGAACTCCGCCGCTGCCGAAATTTCTCGCCGCCACTGGTGCTCTGGCCGCCCTGAACCCCTCTACCCCTTTGCAGTGCCCCGCCCGGACTTCCTCGACTGCTCAGCAGGCCCGGAGACGCCCTGCCTCGACCCGTCCGCGagcacgccgccgtcctcgccgagatCCCTCCTGCGGTGCAACTCCGGCCGACCCAAGGATTCAGTGAGCACCCCAGAGCCCCCCTGGTACTTTTCGCTTAGTAGCTTGGCCTGTAGTCCACTCCGGGACTTAgaacaccgctcgccggcgagagccGCCGTGCAGGGCCGCCGCATCCCTCGCTCTCACCGCTCAGACCCTCCCCGAGACTTGCAAAGGCCTCAGGTGGACTACAAGCTCCGCGTAGATCACCCCAGACCCAagaacgggtcgatttgacccccggacggccagaTTTGGCCAAGTCCGATGAGtttcccgccgcgccgccgcggaacagagccgccggcgacctaccgccgccgctcgcgcgcccaacccccctgcgccgtccgatccggattcAACGCGCGCGATTAGATCTTGGATCCATTAGATCTAGACCGCCAGATCTAaatccaacggcctggatccaaggataccggttcgcctggcatttttgttaaagaacccTCCAGTTTTCCtacaatcaacccgcagtccacctattttgaaaaataatcgcagataggcccaaaactttgctagaacacccctgagcttcctagaatttgaacccgcagtcctggcTTGAAGATTTTGCGCGTCAGCCcttagaattaatgtttatttacgtttaagccctcagtttttgcagaaaaccccctggaacttagtttttctcgcagaaaagcccctgaaccttgttttaggcctagtttgtgcgttttagctccgattttagcgttctttatatccacgcgatcgttgtaacgcgtagaatagttttaaactagtttagtgtgctgttttcatgtattgatgtactgttctttagtttttgttagagttgcttgtatgcttattattgtgcattgttttggccatgtgttcgtgagtagacgttgatccatctgaggagccccagtaccagtaccaggagcagtcgtcttccgagcactttgagcagcagccagagcagtacgaggaaggcaagtataacatgaacaccacctatcactttaaatacaatttcatactgcattttaatactgtatgcctataaggatttttctagccactttatatcctttatatatatcctttggttgcattttggttagttgtgctaggtgccgcgctataacatataatggtcctttttaattaatttgattaatggtatatgcaacttaattctgagagtggccctctgtgtggcttgagtggctcacttctcattaaaattggttttgttagaaacatggtttagggggccagcacggtgcttactgctgggttggccactctccataaggaccggttcatagagcgacaacctgggacaacagcgctaccacaagactggaatgggacggtcttggcttactaattaggccattttggtttgggagtaacttaccgacggggcatggggggtggtgagcttcaatggtggccaggctacgaggctggtctgtgtgtcttgtaccccctcgaggtggttaccatcgttgcggagcctgattccttagcggttacaccttaccaacgtgtcctttgtaacggcctcgtagtgggtcgctagtcatctcacctaaggaagtgtgatgaacaactggcgtagctcacgacttgtgggtaaagatgtgcaacctctgcagagtgtaaaactggtatactagccgtgctcacggttatgagcggcccagatcctccttttgattagtgaagttatctccttccgacgagggaggtgcttctcggggtttaccttggtggcttggtttcggtttggttctcagtagtttcttagttaattctgattaattactatgtaactgggtcaatggtaattcatcaactcgtagtaaatagctttaataaaattttgccaacacttaaaagctaatgcagttgagtcagccagcctagagcctcatagtttgtgttatacttgttgagtacaagttgtgtactcactcttgcctcttctctactttttcctcttggatacgctactgctgctcagttcctgccgacacgagggagttcgtccagcgctaccaggactacgaggacttctaggtgttcgtctcccagtcgacgtccctgtggcgccctgcttcagcttcggagagctttattcgtatttttgtacttcgcttccgctgtatcagacttttatgtcattattgtaataaataacatttgtattcgctttattatatcttttacgtgatatgtgctatgatatactgttcattctgttgtatatacgtgtgacttgatcctggcacgtatatgattgctcggtttatgctcttttataaaccgggtgttacagcgttgcatcagagccgtatcgactgtaggatgaagcctagatagaactggtcgagttttaggacttcttctcaccaatccttgcctgctgaaattattttactattataccccttgacttctttgactttttgcccgtcttgccttgatttctctctctgaagaatagttttcgtagatttggcctgaaccagtcatctgaccaccatgagtactagctaggtgaccctttcataataatacgatagcacgttctgcgacgcgttgtgttagtcgagtctatttgCTAAACTcagctaagtcgtgaaaattgtctgcttgttattatgctacatgtttgatttggatttttgactgattgcatagtttagtagtttaaatttgtttaaagaaaatcacttttatgttaaagttaactaattaataaaatgagttagatcgttgggggtaaaaccatccactctatcctctctaccttatcctgccttgggtttcttCTGTCTTACCTGTTgaagaaggatagtgcgaagaggatgtgatatccagggatcaccgacaaggacgtcaccgacgaggacgtcggtttctgtaagggggtaggggatgtgacaccccggcctacaactagtacaagagaagttgagaatctctcagacgaaaccgaagaattatgctctagttcctagttcccggatttatgtgacatttatctggagttatcagcagtaatgcctgagcagtgttatctaaataggatagaaccttaaataatggagtttttctctcttccttgaccttacccatctgtgtttccttttgccccagctcagatgtcggcagaacaaaaagaccttggagatagtgcaatgggtgatggtgagaaagcttgcccgtgttgtcaattctatggcgttccttgtcgtcaagctcgtgcgactgaagatgaagctacaattaggaggaaccagaggttgttctccggtacgaagagaaagaggtctcatcaagagcagctgacagaggattcccttttcctcgacggtccatcggtcgatgagctacagactatccagaagagaaatgatcctgagtgctctagagatacacaggtcaggaaccaagcactctatgattatgttgatgggttgaccatcactatgaatgtgatccagccacgcggtcgcaaggagtccaaagagcaagcagcagaaataatgcaagatgtgaagataagttcacagggaggtcaaccaagtagcgccattcaccgccaccgcatgtgctacaaatgcgggcaaaaaggtcattatgctaaaagttgtccagcacctcaggctccacggcaggcaggacagcaggggcgcccagcccaa
This window contains:
- the LOC120695225 gene encoding vegetative cell wall protein gp1-like, which gives rise to MRGPILQPARFPACPASRGPVRPELPLAQQPAEHAPRPCHRAPLAAAQRPASPTRSWPLPPTPLAHLSALLARSASARVLPLQPGPTRQLHPLAASPGPLARSVLLLPRSHNRPPAITAAIPAGLSLGAPPQDARGLPLFGPQPCASTIPPTRRHQSRPQTLARCATPCSAGPTICAAVSTPPRRTSGRQDSRTCYASAPRISPSFRSHEFSHASAGISPSLRRR